The genomic interval GAACGCGTCTCCGGTACGACCTTGGCGGCCAGGAACAGGCCGATGACGACGACCGGCACGTTCACCAGGAACACCGCGCGCCAGCCGGTACCGGCGATGTCCGCGGCGACCAGGATCCCGCCGAGGATCTGGCCGGCGACCATGGCGAGGCCGGCGGTCGCGCCGTACAGGCCCATCGCCTTGGCGCGGCGCGGGCCCTGGGTCGCGGACTGGATGGTGGCGAGGACCTGCGGGAGCATCGCCGCGGACGCCGCGCCCTGCGCGATCCGCGCCGCGACCAGCGTCCACGCGGTGGGCGCGAGCCCGCACGCGAGCGAGGTGACACCGAACGCGGCCATCCCGCCCAGGAACAGCCGCCTGCGCCCGAACAGGTCGCCGAGCCTTCCGCCGAGGACGAGCAGCACGGCGTACGAGACTCCGTAGCCGGCGACGACGAGTTCGAGGACGGCCTCGCTCGCCGAGAGGTCCTTGCCGATGGTCGGCAGGGCCACGTTCACGATGAAGAAGTCGATGAGGGGCAGCGCCGCGGCCAGCAGCACCGTGAACAGTCCGAGGCCGCTGAGCACGGGTGCCGCCGCCGGGGATCGGACGGAGCGGGAAGCGATGGTTTCGGTCACGCTGACGAGCGTGCGCCTCTTGCGAGACTGGTACCAGAGTGTCCTTATCCTGGTAGCAGGACTACCTGGAAACAGGCTCCGCGGAGCGGCAGACTGGAGCGATGACGACGATGGCACAGGAGACGGTGACGGGGGCGACGGTCGGCGCGGTGACCGAGGTGGCCGGTGCTCCGGGGGGCGCTCCGCAGACCGCGTCCACGGTCCGGCGGCATGAACTCGCCGCGTTCCTGCGCCACCGCCGCGAGCACATCGCCCCCGAGCAGGTCGGCCTGCCGCGCGGCACCCGGCGCCGCACACCCGGCCTGCGCCGCGAGGAGGTCGCGCAGCTCGCCGCGGTCGGGGTCACCTGGTACACGTGGCTCGAACAGGCCCGGGACATCCAGGTCTCGGTACAGGTCCTCGACGCCCTCGCCCGCACCCTGTTCCTGGACGGCAGCGAACGCTCCCACCTCTTCCAGCTGGCCGGTGCGATCGACCCCCAGCCGGCCACGAGCTGCGCGGTCGTCACGCCCGCCCTCCAGGCGATGCTGGACCAGTTGGACCCGATCCCGGCCTGCCTCCAGAACAGCCGGTACGACATCCTCGCCTACAACCGCACCTACGGAATGCTGCTCTGCGACCTGGACGCGGTACCGCCCGAGGACCGCAACTGCATGATCCTCTCCTACACGCACGAGGAGTGGCAGTCGTCGATCGTGCACCTGGAGAAGAGCCAGCGCCTCATGGCCGCCCGCTTCCGGGGCTCGATGGCCGACCACCTCGCCGACCCCACCTGGAAGACCCTCCTCAAGCGCCTGCGCACGTCCCCCGAGTTCTGCGAGGTCTGGGACCGCCACGAGGTCATGGGCGCCAGCCCCCGCCGCAAGGAGTTCCGCAACACCCACGTGGGCCGCATCACGGTCGACCACACCGACCTGTGGCTGGGCCCGGCAAGGGGACCGAGGATGGTGACCTACGCCCCGGCGAACGAGGAGTCGAGGGAGCGCTTGGAGCGCCTGCACGCACTGGCACAGGCGAGGTAGACGCCCTTTGTCTTTAGGGGCGCGGGGCCGTATCCGATGTGCGGCTACCGCCGCGCGGGCGCGACCAGCCCCACGCGCCTTCAGCCGCAAAACTAAGCGCTGATACGCGCAGCCTCGCGTACTTCAACAGACGACAACTTGTCAGCCGTACGCTCAGCGGTCCGCCGAGCCCAAGCCCCACTCGTCACCGCCCCCAACACCAGCACAGCCAACCCGCAGGCAACGAGGATCCACCACCCGGGCCGAGCCGCAGAAACAAACGTCTCCTTGTACGACGACGCCCCGATCCCGGAAGCCAACACCGCCCCGACCACGGCAACCCCCAGCGTCTGCCCCAACTGCCGACTCGTGGAAGCAACCGCCGCCGCGACCCCGGCCTGAGCCCGAGGCATCCCGGACACCGCCGTATTCGTGATCGGCGCGTTCACAAAACCGAACCCGATCCCGAACAACGCGTACCCGATGAACCGCGAGACCCCGGACGTCTCCGCCTCGAACCCCGCGAACATCACCGCACTCGCCGTCATCGCCGTCCCCGCGATCAGCAGGGATATCCGCGGCCCCCGACTACCGACCAGCCGCCCGGAGATCGGCGCGCAGAGGAACGTGGGAACAGCCATCGGCAGCATCCACAGACCGGCGTGCAGCGCGTCGAGACCGACCACGTTCTGCAGATACAGCGTGGACAGGAACAGGAAGCCACCCAGCGCCGAGAACGCGCTGACGGCGATCACCGTCGCCCCACTGAAGGGCGCCGAACGGAAGAAGCGCAGGTCGATGAGGGGTTCGTCGCGCCGCGGCTCATACCAGAGGAGCCCGGCGAGGGCGGCCAGCGCGAGGATCGCGAACGGCAGGATCGAGGTGAACCCGGCGCTCGGCGCCTCGATGATCGCGTACGTCAGGGAGCCGAACAGGGCGATCACCAGGAGCTGGCCGACCGGGTCGGCACGGCGGGCCTTGGGCGCGCGGGACTCGGGGATGAACTTCAGCGTGAGCAGCAGCGCGGCCAGGCCCACCGGCAGGTTGATCCAGAAGATCGAGCGCCAGCCGACCGAGTCCACGAGCAGCCCGCCGATCAGCGGACCGGCGGCCATCGATATGCCGACGACCGCGCCCCACACACCGATCGCCCGGGCACGCTCGCGCGGCTCGGTGAAGGTGTTGGTGATGATCGACATGGCGACCGGGTTGAGCATCGAGCCGCCGACCGCCTGGATCATGCGGAACCAGATCAGCGCGTCCAGATCCGGCGCGAGGGAGCAGAGCAGCGAGCCGAGGCTGAAGACCACCAGGCCGGCGATGAAGACCCGTTTGCGGCCGATCCGGTCGGCCGTGGAGCCCGCCAGCATCAGCAGGGAGGCCAGGACCAGGGTGTACGCGTCGATCGTCCACTGAAGACCGGAGGTCGAGGCGTGCAGATCGGTCTGCATCGCGGGCAGCGCGACGTTCAGGATGGTCACGTCCAGGCTCACGATCAGCAGACTCATGCAGCAGATCGCGAGCACCAGCTGTCGGCGGCGGTGGCTGAGCTCGGGCATGCGCACCATCGTACGCCAAACTCGATAGTGCGGCTAACTAATTACCGATACATGATCCCGCGGCCGAGCACCTGACGCGGTACGGGACAATGGAGCAATGTCCACGCCCGTCTCCGCGCCTGTCTCCCCGCCCGTGTCCCCGGCTGTGACCCCGACTGTGACTCCTTTGCAGGTCGGCCCGCACACCGTCTCGCCGCCCGTCGTCCTGGCCCCCATGGCCGGGATCACCAACGCGCCCTTCCGCACCCTGTGCAGGGAGTTCAGCGGGGGTAAGGGCCTGTTCGTCAGCGAGATGATCACGACTCGGGCGCTGGTCGAGCGCAACGACAAGACCATGCAGCTGATCCGTTTCGACGCGACCGAGACACCTCGCTCGATCCAGCTGTACGGCGTCGACCCGGCGACCGTCGGCAAGGCCGTCCGCATGATTGCGGAGGAGGGGCTCGCCGACCACATCGACCTCAACTTCGGCTGCCCCGTGCCGAAGGTCACCCGCAAGGGCGGCGGCTCGGCGCTGCCGTACAAGCGGAACCTGCTGCGGGCGATCCTGAAGGAGGCCGTCAGCGGGGCCGGCGACCTGCCCGTCACGATGAAGATGCGCAAGGGCATCGACGACGACCACATCACCTTCCTCGACGCCGGCCGCATCGCCGTCGAGGAGGGCGTCACGTCCATCGCGCTGCACGGCCGCACGGCCGCCCAGCACTACGGCGGTACGGCGGACTGGGACGCGATCGCGCGCCTGAAGGAGCATGTGCCAGAGATCCCCGTGCTCGGCAACGGCGACATCTGGTCGGCGCAGGACGCGCTGCGGATGGTGCGGGAGACCGGGTGCGACGGGGTCGTGGTCGGGCGCGGATGCCTCGGGCGTCCGTGGCTGTTCGCCGACCTCGTGGCAGCCTTCGAGGGACGTGAACAGGCCCGTGCCGGAGGCGCTGATGGACGCGGTCTGGAGCCGTCGTTGCGCGAGGTTGCCGATGTCATGGTGCGGCACGCGACACTGCTCGGTGAGTGGATCGGGGACGAGGCGCGGGGAGTCATCGACTTCCGCAAGCACGTCGCCTGGTATCTGAAGGGCTTCGCGGTCGGGAGCGAGATGCGCAAGCGCCTCGCGATCACGTCGTCGCTGGAGGAACTCCGGTCCGGGCTGGACGAGTTGGACCTCAACCAGCCCTGGCCCGTAGGCGCCGACGGGCCCCGCGGCCGTACGTCCGGCAACAACCGGGTGGTGTTGCCGGACGGTTGGCTGAAGGACCCGTACGACTGCGCGGGGATCAGCGAGGATGCCGAACTCGACACCTCGGGCGGCTAGTTCGTCTTCGGGTGGGGCGTCGAGCCGTACGCCGTGAGGAACTTGTCGCGGAAGTCGCTCATCTTCCACACCGGGGCCTTGTGCGCGGGGCGCAGGCCGTCGGTCCAGTTCCAACTGTCGATCTTCTCAAGGACCTTGGGGTCCTTGGCGACGATCGAGATCGGGACGTCACGGCTGGCGTGGTTGCCGCTGACGCGGGCGATCGGCTGGTGGTCGCCGAGGAAGACGAGCACGGTGTTGTCGTTGCCGTAGCGCTCCAGCCACTGGGTGAGGGAGTTCACCGAGTACTGGATCGACTTGCCGTACTCCTGGCGGGACTTGGTGGTGTCGGCGATGACGCCGGACGCCTTGTTGCCGGCCTTCTCGATCGAGTCGAAGATCGAACCGTTGCCCAGCTGGTCCCAGGGGACGAGCTTCGGGATCGGTGCCCAGGGCTGGTGGCTGGAGGTCAGGATCAGCAGGGACATCAGCGACTTGCCGTCGGTGCGGGGCTTGCTGTGCACCTGCTTCTGGAACTGCTCCAGCGCGTACTGGTCGGGCATCGTCGACCAGCTGAACTTCGGTCCCTGGTAGCCGAGTTGGAAGGCGTTGTAGACCTTGTCGAGGCCGTAGAAGCTCTGCTCGGGCCAGCCCTTCTGGATGCCCGGCATCACGCCGACGGTGTCGTAGTCGCCGGTCTTCTTGAAGGCGTCGGTCAGGCTCAGGTGGTCGCTGGCCATCACCGTGCGGTAGCGCTGCTGGTTACTGACCCACAGGCCCGACATGGTGGTGGAGTGGCCGAGCCAGCTGCTGCCGCCGTAGGTCGCCGAGGTCAGCCAGCCGCTCTTCGCGGCGAAGCCCGCCTTCGAGAGGGCCTTGGTGTCGGCGGCGAGCGTCGAGTCGACGCCGGGCGCCATGATCGGGTCCTCGATCGCGCTACGGCCGTAGCTCTCGATGAAGGTGAAGATCATGTCCTTGCCGCGGAGGTCCGGGACGAGTTGGCTGCCGGGGGTGTTGCCGAAGGCGTCGACCTTGGCGACCTTCTTGAACTCGGCCTCGTCGCGCAGGGTTTCCTGCACCGCGCGCACCTGGTACTTGATGACGCCGGCGGTGTGGTCGGCGGCGAGCGGGATGCCGTGGAACTCCAGCGCGAACGCGGTGAGGGTGATCCACACCGTGCCGGCGATCAGGGTGCCCTTGGTCGCGATGGGCTTGTAGGTCACCAGGACGTTGCTGAGCCGGACGGTCGCCAGCGCGACGAGGACGATCAGTACGACGATGAGGGCGATGAGGGCGACCGTGATGACCTGCGTGGCCGTCCCGCCGAAGGTGTCCTTCAGATACCCGCGGGCGTCCCCGAACAGGCTCCAGTCCAGGATGATGTTGAAGTGTCGGCCCAGGTATTCGTTGAACCCCATGTCGAACATGTTCAACACGGCGATGGTCCCGACGAGAGCGCCGAATCCCGCGGCCACGATGATCCGGGCCCGCCGCGGCAGACTCAGCAGAATCACCGCCGCCATGATCGCCTCGGCCGGAAGCCGCGCGAACTCCATCAGCCTCAACTGCCCCAGCGTGTTGGGCATTTCGAGGCAGACGTAGACGAGCACGGCGGCGAGGAAGGTGACGACCCAGGAGATCGTGACCGCGGCTACGGGGTGCCTTTCGCGCCATGCGTGCATACGGCGGCGGAGGCCTAGGCGGCTGCTCCAGGTGCGGGGGCCGGGGCGGTTGGGGCGGGGGGTGGTGGCTTCGGTGGGGTCGGGGGTGGCGGCTTCGTCGGGGGTTTCGGAGGCTTCGGGGGCGGTGCCGGGGGCCGTGACAGATTCGGTTGAGGTGTCCGCGTTCT from Streptomyces sp. NBC_01288 carries:
- a CDS encoding helix-turn-helix transcriptional regulator, which produces MTTMAQETVTGATVGAVTEVAGAPGGAPQTASTVRRHELAAFLRHRREHIAPEQVGLPRGTRRRTPGLRREEVAQLAAVGVTWYTWLEQARDIQVSVQVLDALARTLFLDGSERSHLFQLAGAIDPQPATSCAVVTPALQAMLDQLDPIPACLQNSRYDILAYNRTYGMLLCDLDAVPPEDRNCMILSYTHEEWQSSIVHLEKSQRLMAARFRGSMADHLADPTWKTLLKRLRTSPEFCEVWDRHEVMGASPRRKEFRNTHVGRITVDHTDLWLGPARGPRMVTYAPANEESRERLERLHALAQAR
- a CDS encoding MFS transporter — its product is MPELSHRRRQLVLAICCMSLLIVSLDVTILNVALPAMQTDLHASTSGLQWTIDAYTLVLASLLMLAGSTADRIGRKRVFIAGLVVFSLGSLLCSLAPDLDALIWFRMIQAVGGSMLNPVAMSIITNTFTEPRERARAIGVWGAVVGISMAAGPLIGGLLVDSVGWRSIFWINLPVGLAALLLTLKFIPESRAPKARRADPVGQLLVIALFGSLTYAIIEAPSAGFTSILPFAILALAALAGLLWYEPRRDEPLIDLRFFRSAPFSGATVIAVSAFSALGGFLFLSTLYLQNVVGLDALHAGLWMLPMAVPTFLCAPISGRLVGSRGPRISLLIAGTAMTASAVMFAGFEAETSGVSRFIGYALFGIGFGFVNAPITNTAVSGMPRAQAGVAAAVASTSRQLGQTLGVAVVGAVLASGIGASSYKETFVSAARPGWWILVACGLAVLVLGAVTSGAWARRTAERTADKLSSVEVREAARISA
- the dusB gene encoding tRNA dihydrouridine synthase DusB, producing MSTPVSAPVSPPVSPAVTPTVTPLQVGPHTVSPPVVLAPMAGITNAPFRTLCREFSGGKGLFVSEMITTRALVERNDKTMQLIRFDATETPRSIQLYGVDPATVGKAVRMIAEEGLADHIDLNFGCPVPKVTRKGGGSALPYKRNLLRAILKEAVSGAGDLPVTMKMRKGIDDDHITFLDAGRIAVEEGVTSIALHGRTAAQHYGGTADWDAIARLKEHVPEIPVLGNGDIWSAQDALRMVRETGCDGVVVGRGCLGRPWLFADLVAAFEGREQARAGGADGRGLEPSLREVADVMVRHATLLGEWIGDEARGVIDFRKHVAWYLKGFAVGSEMRKRLAITSSLEELRSGLDELDLNQPWPVGADGPRGRTSGNNRVVLPDGWLKDPYDCAGISEDAELDTSGG
- a CDS encoding sulfatase-like hydrolase/transferase translates to MHAWRERHPVAAVTISWVVTFLAAVLVYVCLEMPNTLGQLRLMEFARLPAEAIMAAVILLSLPRRARIIVAAGFGALVGTIAVLNMFDMGFNEYLGRHFNIILDWSLFGDARGYLKDTFGGTATQVITVALIALIVVLIVLVALATVRLSNVLVTYKPIATKGTLIAGTVWITLTAFALEFHGIPLAADHTAGVIKYQVRAVQETLRDEAEFKKVAKVDAFGNTPGSQLVPDLRGKDMIFTFIESYGRSAIEDPIMAPGVDSTLAADTKALSKAGFAAKSGWLTSATYGGSSWLGHSTTMSGLWVSNQQRYRTVMASDHLSLTDAFKKTGDYDTVGVMPGIQKGWPEQSFYGLDKVYNAFQLGYQGPKFSWSTMPDQYALEQFQKQVHSKPRTDGKSLMSLLILTSSHQPWAPIPKLVPWDQLGNGSIFDSIEKAGNKASGVIADTTKSRQEYGKSIQYSVNSLTQWLERYGNDNTVLVFLGDHQPIARVSGNHASRDVPISIVAKDPKVLEKIDSWNWTDGLRPAHKAPVWKMSDFRDKFLTAYGSTPHPKTN